The genomic stretch CAATACGTCTCTGGCTGTCCGACGACAACCCCATTGGCAGCCAAATATGCCGCACCGCGCGATTTCAGCCGCGCCTTTTCCGTGCCGGATTTCCGATAGGCGTCAATTTCGGCGTCGGAATAGCCCATTGCATGGGCCTGACTTTTCAATCCGCTAAGATAGCCAAGCGCCTTGAGCATCCGTGCCGAGATATCGGGACAGCCACTGCGAATCTCGTCGGCAAGGCCAACCGCCAGCAAACCGTCGTCAATCGGCGTGTCCCGCAGATGCGGTTTGGCACCGGCTGAGGTTGCGGTGGCCGCCGACAGCGCAAGTGTTGCGCCCAGAACAAAGGTCTTCAGTCGCATAGTCAGGTCTCCTGTGCTGCGAAACGGGGCCCGCACATGCGCAAGCCCCTCTTCGCAAATGGGAAACCCGCGCCCTGATATGCAATAACAGGGCAGCCCCGAGACGGGAACAGGGCGATATGTCGCCACAGCGTTCATAGAACGTCGCATGTCCCTTGCAGCAAAAGCGTGTCGTTGGTCACCGACAATGTTCCGTCTGCACCATCCGGCCCCCACGTCCACGCGACGTTGGAGGTGCCGAAATTTTCGATGCAATATTTTGTCGCCGCATGACGCCCGGCCTCGCGCGCGCCTTCCAGACTTTGCGATACCGGCTTGATCTCGGACTGGAACACCGCGCGGTCATCGCCGACCTTTTTGGTCTTGGCGCGGTAATAATGGCCGTCAAAGGCGATGCCCTTGTCGCGCTGCGAACACCCTGTCACAGCCAGTGCCGCCACCAGCAACAGAACCACCCGCATCAAAACGCCTCCCAGATTGCCATGATCGCAAGCGCCAGAACCGACAGCATGCTGATCGACCAGAACAGGCTGCGCATCGGCTGGTTGGTGGTGGCGATGTGCACATAGGCCATCACGATCCGCGCGGTCAGAAAGACCGAAGCCAACAGGTTCACCCAGAACGGGCTGGCCCCCATCAGGATGGCCGCGACAACGGCCGCGATGAACGGTCCTGCACTCTCGACGGCATTCGCATGTGCGCGCCCCTTGCGGTACATCGCATTGGCATAGTCGCGTTTGACCTGCCCGCAGTCGCACCGCATCGCATCGGTACGACCCGTGGCCGACAAAGCCGTCAGCACGATCATCAACACGGCATATCCGCCCATGGATGCGATGGCGTGGGAATAGAGTTCCATTGTCATGTCCTATTCCGCGGCAACGGCGCTGACGCGGCCCGTGCGCTTGTGTTTGATACGGTCCTCGATTTCATCGCGGAAGTTGCGGATCAGACCCTGGATCGGCCAGGCCGCCGCATCGCCAAGCGCACAGATGGTGTGGCCCTCGACCTGTTTGGTCACGTCCAGCAGCATGTCGATCTCTTCGACCTCGGCATCGCCTTTGACCAGACGGTCCATCACGCGCATCATCCAGCCGGTGCCTTCACGGCAGGGCGTGCACTGGCCGCAGCTTTCGTGTTTGTAGAACTTGGCCAGACGCCAGATCGCCTTGATGATGTCGGTGTCCTTGTCCATCACGATCACCGCCGCCGTGCCCAGACCCGACCGCTGCTCGCGCAGGTAATCGAAATCCATGATTGCCTCGCGCATATGCTCGCCGCGAATACAGGGCACGGACGAGCCGCCGGGGATCACAGCCTTGAGGTTGTCCCAGCCGCCGCGAATGCCGCCGCAATGCTTTTCGATCAGCTCTTCGAACGTGATCGACATCGCCTCTTCGACGACGCAGGGGTTGTTCACGTGACCGCTGATCGCAAACAGCTTGGTGCCCGCGTTGTTGGGGCGGCCAAAGGACGAGAACCAGTCCGGCCCGCGCCGCAGGATCGTCGGCACCACGGCGATGGATTCCACGTTGTTCACCGTGGTCGGGCAACCGTACAGACCCGCACCCGCAGGGAACGGCGGCTTCATGCGCGGCATGCCCTTCTTGCCCTCAAGGCTTTCCAGCAGCGCGGTTTCCTCGCCGCAGATATAGGCGCCGGCACCGTGGGCCACATAAATGTCGAAATCCCAACCGGATTTCGCGGCGTTCTTGCCGACCAGACCCGCGTCATAGCATTCGTCAATCGCCGCCTGCAGGGCCTCACGCTCGCGGATGTATTCGCCGCGAATGTAGATGTAGCAGGCGTTGGCGTTCATCGCGAAGGACGCAATCAGACAGCCCTCGATCAGCGTGTGCGGATCGTGGCGCATGATTTCGCGGTCCTTGCAGGTGCCCGGTTCGGATTCGTCCGCGTTCACCACCAGATAGGCCGGGCGACCGTCGCTTTCCTTGGGCATGAACGACCATTTCAGACCGGTCGGGAAACCCGCACCGCCGCGCCCGCGCAGGCCGCTGTCTTTCATCTGGGAAATGATCCAGTCACGACCCTTCTTGATGATCGCGCCCGTACCATCCCAATGGCCACGCGCCTGCGCGCCTTTCAGCGTGCGGTCATGCATACCGTAGAGGTTGGTAAAAATCCGGTCCTTGTCCTGCAACATGTCCGTTCAGCCTTTGTCTTTCTGGCGCGCGCGCCAGATGTTGAAACCCATCCACAACGCCCAGCCGAAACCGGCCAGCGCTGCAAGGTCAAAAAGAGCCTGCGTCCGGCTTGTCCAGCCGAGATAGCCCCCTGCGATTGTCGTGCCAAGCCAGAACAGCGCCACGCCGACAATCCACAGCGCCAGACGCTGCCCTGTCTTGTT from Pseudosulfitobacter sp. DSM 107133 encodes the following:
- a CDS encoding MAPEG family protein, which gives rise to MELYSHAIASMGGYAVLMIVLTALSATGRTDAMRCDCGQVKRDYANAMYRKGRAHANAVESAGPFIAAVVAAILMGASPFWVNLLASVFLTARIVMAYVHIATTNQPMRSLFWSISMLSVLALAIMAIWEAF
- a CDS encoding DUF5333 domain-containing protein, yielding MRLKTFVLGATLALSAATATSAGAKPHLRDTPIDDGLLAVGLADEIRSGCPDISARMLKALGYLSGLKSQAHAMGYSDAEIDAYRKSGTEKARLKSRGAAYLAANGVVVGQPETYCALGRKEIEKSSQIGSLLRVN
- the nuoF gene encoding NADH-quinone oxidoreductase subunit NuoF; the protein is MLQDKDRIFTNLYGMHDRTLKGAQARGHWDGTGAIIKKGRDWIISQMKDSGLRGRGGAGFPTGLKWSFMPKESDGRPAYLVVNADESEPGTCKDREIMRHDPHTLIEGCLIASFAMNANACYIYIRGEYIREREALQAAIDECYDAGLVGKNAAKSGWDFDIYVAHGAGAYICGEETALLESLEGKKGMPRMKPPFPAGAGLYGCPTTVNNVESIAVVPTILRRGPDWFSSFGRPNNAGTKLFAISGHVNNPCVVEEAMSITFEELIEKHCGGIRGGWDNLKAVIPGGSSVPCIRGEHMREAIMDFDYLREQRSGLGTAAVIVMDKDTDIIKAIWRLAKFYKHESCGQCTPCREGTGWMMRVMDRLVKGDAEVEEIDMLLDVTKQVEGHTICALGDAAAWPIQGLIRNFRDEIEDRIKHKRTGRVSAVAAE
- a CDS encoding DUF5337 domain-containing protein, whose product is MQGQDSTNKTGQRLALWIVGVALFWLGTTIAGGYLGWTSRTQALFDLAALAGFGWALWMGFNIWRARQKDKG